A region from the Verrucomicrobiota bacterium genome encodes:
- a CDS encoding DUF177 domain-containing protein: protein MKTSAKIELNVRHLEKKPVRVEGVLPEEDAEIAGLDELVRPVSGIAYDLTATRQGGEIHVEGGLGVELECECARCLKPFRLRIEIQPWDVLLPLEGEEQVSVVNDLVDLTPFVREDVVLSFPQHPLCDDGCRGMASPPQARSDQEKGDRQPSADGSAWAALDNLKF from the coding sequence ATGAAGACTTCTGCCAAGATTGAACTCAATGTCCGGCATCTGGAGAAGAAGCCGGTGCGGGTCGAGGGGGTATTGCCTGAGGAAGACGCGGAGATCGCGGGGTTGGACGAGTTGGTGCGACCGGTTTCGGGGATTGCCTACGATCTGACGGCGACGCGGCAGGGTGGGGAGATTCACGTGGAGGGAGGGTTGGGGGTGGAGTTGGAATGCGAATGCGCGAGGTGTTTGAAGCCCTTTCGACTGCGGATTGAAATTCAGCCGTGGGACGTGTTGTTACCCCTTGAGGGCGAGGAACAAGTGAGTGTTGTCAACGATTTGGTTGACTTAACCCCGTTCGTCCGGGAGGATGTCGTTCTTTCGTTTCCGCAACATCCGTTGTGTGACGACGGGTGTCGCGGCATGGCCAGCCCGCCGCAAGCCCGCTCCGATCAGGAGAAGGGTGATCGTCAGCCATCCGCTGACGGATCTGCTTGGGCTGCATTGGACAATTTAAAATTTTAG
- a CDS encoding heme-binding protein, with translation MLARIAALLAWSWIPLLVVAQHRLENASTVHTSPADLAIKRFQLAPGLKAELFAAEPLLANPVAIHLDDQGRCFVVETHRLLRGVPDIRGRRGWPSQEVLQKLPPSTLENLDEILLVEDLALRTVEERVAYFRKWKGSEAASMEKNSEALRLVVDTNGDGRADRSTVFATHFNTLADGIASGVISRGPRVWFANIPHLWLLEDSNGDGVSDRRESLHHGFGVRTGFLGHDLHGLIFGPDGRLYFSIGDRGSSIRPAQGKPIELPDTGAVFRCEPDGSHLEVFHSGLRNPQELAFDEHGNLFTGDNNSDGGDEARIVHLVSGGDSGWRIGWQFLERPNARGPWNSERMWQPQNASQPAYILPPITNITSGPSGFAFNPGTGLGPSETGRFYLADFRGASANSGVHSFQLKSRGASFELTDHQRPIWGVLVTDVCFGPDSALYLSDWLEGWEMTAKGRVYRIQDPRQSTNRWVAETRQRLNQGVADLDWARLGELLAHPDYRIRQAAQFEWADRLAPIKGPSRTGPEARAALERMALESADPFARLHALWALGQTARRGLPVQKTIRAALQDRDEWIRAQAAQALGDIAASTVALENPGEVSTLLIRQLQDASAHARRQAAHALGNVGNAAAVPPLLAMLESNRDADPYLRHAAVMGLAGIQDREALRAAARHASISVRMGALLAMRRLRMPELAEFLRDASPKLVLEAARAIHDTPMPELATRLADLISRRLDSAPLVRRVLAANFQLGGPSHAQALAQFAAASAHADSWRTEALEMLALWSKPPQRDPVHGLWRPLAPRSAQVAADALAPHALDLIQRASMSVRIAAMETAGQLGISSVKDTLREVAVDPNRDHTMRVAALRGLAALKTPDAGSVLAGALKDSDERVRLEATRLISRTGPAALPELLSMIQRGALAEKQAAITALGAIPGAESDQALLALLQQLIEKQVDAALAVEILEAAEARMSSPATAEMLAQYKGSFAQADELGDYRVALHGGNKVHGMRVFKESEAASCVRCHKLAGVGGDAAPALDGIGGRFGREYLLESIVLPNKVIAEGYENVIVSLKNGSSYAGVLKRETPEELEINSPEDGLVTLKKSDLTGREKGSSGMLPDIAKVLTKRELRDLVEFLSSLK, from the coding sequence ATGCTCGCGCGCATCGCTGCCCTCCTCGCCTGGTCCTGGATTCCGCTCCTGGTCGTCGCCCAACACCGATTGGAGAATGCCTCCACCGTCCATACTTCCCCGGCCGATCTCGCCATCAAACGCTTTCAACTCGCGCCCGGCCTCAAGGCCGAACTCTTCGCCGCCGAACCCCTTCTCGCCAACCCCGTGGCCATTCATCTCGACGACCAGGGCCGCTGCTTTGTCGTCGAAACCCACCGCTTGCTCCGCGGTGTGCCGGATATCCGCGGCCGACGCGGATGGCCCTCGCAGGAAGTCCTGCAAAAACTGCCGCCGTCCACGCTGGAAAACCTGGACGAAATCCTCCTCGTCGAAGACCTGGCACTGCGGACCGTCGAGGAACGCGTCGCTTACTTTCGCAAATGGAAGGGAAGCGAGGCGGCCAGCATGGAGAAGAACAGCGAGGCCTTGCGCCTGGTGGTGGACACCAACGGGGACGGACGCGCCGACCGCAGCACCGTCTTCGCCACCCATTTCAACACTCTCGCTGATGGCATCGCGTCCGGCGTGATTTCACGCGGCCCGCGCGTATGGTTCGCCAACATCCCTCACCTCTGGCTCCTGGAGGATTCAAACGGGGACGGCGTGTCCGACCGACGCGAATCGCTGCACCATGGCTTCGGAGTGCGCACCGGCTTTCTGGGCCACGACCTGCACGGGCTCATTTTTGGCCCGGACGGACGTCTCTACTTCAGCATCGGCGACCGGGGATCGAGCATTCGCCCGGCGCAAGGAAAACCCATCGAGTTGCCCGATACCGGCGCGGTGTTTCGTTGCGAACCGGATGGGTCGCATCTCGAAGTCTTCCACTCCGGATTGCGCAACCCACAGGAACTGGCCTTCGACGAGCACGGCAACTTGTTCACGGGCGACAACAACTCGGACGGCGGAGACGAGGCGCGCATTGTCCATCTCGTTTCCGGGGGCGACAGCGGGTGGCGCATCGGATGGCAATTCCTGGAGCGTCCCAATGCCCGCGGGCCCTGGAACAGCGAACGCATGTGGCAGCCTCAAAATGCCAGCCAGCCCGCCTATATCCTCCCCCCCATCACCAACATCACCAGCGGACCGTCCGGCTTCGCCTTCAATCCCGGAACCGGCTTGGGACCGTCCGAGACCGGGCGCTTTTATCTCGCCGACTTCCGCGGGGCGTCAGCCAACAGCGGCGTTCATTCCTTCCAACTGAAATCGAGGGGCGCGAGCTTCGAATTGACGGATCACCAACGCCCGATCTGGGGTGTCCTGGTCACAGACGTATGCTTCGGCCCCGACAGCGCCCTCTACCTCTCGGATTGGCTCGAAGGCTGGGAAATGACCGCCAAAGGCCGTGTCTATCGGATCCAGGACCCCCGCCAGTCCACCAACCGCTGGGTCGCGGAAACCCGCCAACGGCTGAACCAAGGTGTGGCCGACCTGGATTGGGCGCGTCTCGGCGAATTACTGGCCCACCCCGACTATCGAATTCGGCAGGCCGCTCAGTTCGAATGGGCGGACCGGCTTGCGCCCATCAAAGGACCATCGAGAACAGGACCCGAGGCTCGCGCAGCCCTGGAACGCATGGCCTTGGAATCGGCTGATCCATTCGCCCGCTTGCACGCGCTCTGGGCTCTGGGCCAAACCGCGCGGCGAGGGCTCCCCGTTCAGAAGACGATACGTGCGGCTCTCCAGGACCGGGATGAATGGATTCGAGCTCAAGCCGCGCAAGCGCTTGGAGACATCGCCGCCTCCACCGTGGCACTCGAAAACCCAGGCGAAGTGTCCACTCTTCTCATCCGGCAATTGCAGGATGCCAGCGCTCATGCGCGCAGGCAGGCAGCCCATGCCCTCGGAAACGTTGGAAACGCGGCCGCCGTGCCCCCCTTGCTTGCCATGCTGGAATCGAACCGAGATGCAGACCCTTACCTTCGCCATGCGGCGGTCATGGGCTTGGCAGGAATTCAAGATCGGGAAGCATTACGAGCCGCCGCTCGGCATGCCTCCATCTCCGTGCGCATGGGGGCGCTCCTGGCCATGCGCCGGCTGCGCATGCCGGAACTGGCCGAATTCCTCCGCGACGCTTCACCCAAACTGGTTTTAGAAGCCGCCCGCGCCATCCACGACACGCCCATGCCCGAGCTCGCAACGCGTTTGGCCGATCTGATCTCGAGGCGCCTCGATTCCGCTCCGCTTGTCCGCCGCGTCCTCGCTGCGAACTTCCAACTGGGCGGCCCTTCTCATGCCCAAGCCCTCGCCCAATTTGCCGCGGCTTCCGCCCACGCGGATTCCTGGCGAACCGAAGCTTTGGAAATGCTGGCCCTCTGGTCCAAGCCGCCCCAACGGGATCCCGTGCATGGACTCTGGAGACCTCTCGCTCCACGCTCCGCTCAAGTCGCCGCCGACGCTCTCGCTCCCCACGCCCTGGACCTCATCCAGCGGGCCTCCATGTCCGTTCGCATCGCCGCCATGGAAACCGCGGGCCAGTTGGGCATTTCGAGTGTGAAGGACACGCTTCGAGAAGTCGCCGTCGATCCAAATCGAGACCACACGATGCGGGTCGCCGCCTTGCGTGGATTGGCCGCCCTCAAAACTCCAGACGCCGGGTCCGTGCTGGCCGGCGCATTGAAGGATTCAGACGAACGGGTTCGATTGGAAGCCACGCGCCTGATCTCGCGCACGGGTCCCGCAGCCCTCCCCGAATTGCTCTCCATGATCCAACGAGGCGCCCTGGCCGAGAAACAGGCCGCCATCACCGCTCTGGGCGCCATCCCTGGGGCGGAGTCCGACCAGGCGCTCCTGGCCTTGCTGCAACAATTGATCGAGAAGCAGGTCGATGCCGCGCTCGCCGTCGAAATCCTGGAAGCTGCAGAAGCGAGAATGTCTTCGCCCGCCACCGCCGAAATGCTCGCCCAATACAAAGGGAGTTTTGCCCAAGCAGATGAACTCGGGGACTACCGTGTGGCATTGCACGGCGGCAACAAAGTCCATGGCATGCGCGTTTTCAAGGAAAGCGAGGCCGCTTCATGCGTTCGCTGCCACAAACTGGCGGGCGTCGGAGGAGACGCGGCCCCAGCCCTCGACGGCATCGGCGGACGCTTCGGACGCGAGTACCTGCTCGAATCCATCGTCCTTCCCAACAAGGTCATCGCCGAGGGATACGAGAACGTGATCGTCAGCCTCAAGAACGGATCTTCCTACGCCGGCGTGCTCAAACGGGAAACGCCCGAAGAACTGGAAATCAACTCACCGGAGGACGGGTTGGTCACCCTCAAGAAATCCGATCTTACCGGACGCGAAAAAGGATCTTCGGGCATGCTGCCCGACATCGCCAAAGTCCTCACCAAACGAGAACTGCGGGACCTCGTGGAATTCCTGTCCAGCCTCAAATGA
- a CDS encoding glycosyltransferase family 9 protein, whose amino-acid sequence MRDRGKILVVRGGAIGDFILTLPVLAALRAQFPETHLEVLGYPHIARLALLAGSADAVRPIEARPLARFFARGGELDETWRDYFGQFSIVLSFLYDPDGVFRTNLTRCGVRHFIEGPHRPEEAGTKHAAHALLEPLSQLAIFNANTHPRIVVPGLEAGGSVRLALHPGSGGVRKNWPFPAWLALARAVIRETDWRLVVVGGEAEGEVMSSLAEALPKDRCEFHLHLPLEELARVLAGSALFVGHDSGITHLAAAVGLPCLVLWGPTNEHVWRPLGSAVRLLRHDAGLSGLPVETVYQQIVEMMNHRV is encoded by the coding sequence ATGCGCGATCGGGGCAAGATCCTGGTGGTTCGGGGAGGCGCCATCGGGGACTTCATCCTCACGCTGCCGGTTTTGGCGGCCCTTCGCGCCCAATTTCCCGAAACCCATTTGGAAGTCCTGGGATATCCGCATATCGCGAGACTGGCCTTGCTGGCCGGGAGCGCGGACGCGGTTCGTCCGATCGAGGCGCGTCCCTTGGCGCGGTTTTTTGCCCGGGGCGGCGAGTTGGATGAAACGTGGAGGGATTACTTTGGCCAATTCAGCATCGTGCTTTCATTCCTGTACGATCCGGATGGCGTGTTCCGAACCAATCTGACCCGATGCGGTGTGCGCCACTTCATCGAAGGTCCGCATCGGCCGGAGGAGGCGGGAACGAAGCACGCAGCCCATGCGCTGCTCGAACCGCTGAGTCAACTTGCGATCTTCAATGCCAACACGCATCCGCGCATCGTTGTCCCGGGGCTTGAAGCGGGAGGCTCGGTCCGGCTGGCTTTGCATCCTGGAAGCGGGGGAGTGCGGAAGAATTGGCCTTTTCCCGCCTGGCTGGCCCTCGCCCGTGCAGTGATCCGCGAAACCGACTGGCGCCTCGTCGTTGTCGGGGGAGAGGCCGAAGGGGAGGTGATGAGCTCTTTGGCGGAGGCTCTGCCGAAGGATCGATGCGAGTTTCATCTCCATCTGCCACTGGAAGAACTGGCCCGCGTTTTGGCGGGCAGCGCGTTGTTTGTGGGACATGACTCGGGAATTACCCATTTGGCCGCCGCCGTCGGGCTTCCCTGCCTGGTTTTGTGGGGCCCGACGAACGAACACGTCTGGCGTCCCCTGGGGAGCGCGGTGAGATTGTTGCGGCATGACGCGGGGTTGTCCGGCCTTCCTGTCGAGACGGTCTATCAACAGATCGTTGAAATGATGAACCATCGTGTTTGA
- a CDS encoding Gfo/Idh/MocA family oxidoreductase has protein sequence MPANRFRTWPRRRFLQTAWMAAAAGAWAAPAPVAGGKRLRAAVIGHTGRGNYGHGLDEVFMDHPAVEFVAIADADPAGLEKAAAKTRAPGRYLDFREMLRREKPELVSIAPRHTDQRYAMAMAALQAGAHLYCEKPFTTTLAEADELLALAGRSELRIAVAHQMSLAPQVLNLLSRLREGLVGEVVALEAHGKQDARAGGEDMIVLGTHLFDLMRHVTGDATSCQAWIREKGQTAEKAMARKATEAIGPVLGDEVEARFEFAGGVTGRFISRAKLKDSLGPWGLKILGTRGAVWVLMDIFPKVLWRSSMEQGARDRRELWVPLPGDPSASLAESERGFPAANRRVVDDWLAAIRERREPRCSGHHAMKAVEMAMAAYESALSGKPCRIPMSRREHPLV, from the coding sequence ATGCCTGCGAATCGATTCCGAACCTGGCCTCGCCGCCGTTTTCTTCAAACCGCGTGGATGGCTGCCGCCGCGGGTGCCTGGGCCGCGCCGGCTCCAGTTGCCGGCGGCAAGCGTTTGCGGGCCGCGGTGATCGGGCACACGGGACGGGGGAATTACGGCCATGGTTTGGACGAAGTGTTCATGGATCATCCGGCGGTCGAGTTCGTGGCGATTGCGGATGCGGACCCGGCTGGGCTCGAGAAGGCCGCCGCCAAGACCAGGGCGCCCGGACGGTACTTGGACTTTCGGGAAATGCTGAGGCGGGAGAAACCCGAGTTGGTGTCCATCGCTCCACGCCATACGGATCAGCGTTACGCCATGGCGATGGCGGCGCTGCAGGCCGGGGCTCACCTTTATTGCGAAAAGCCGTTTACCACCACCCTGGCGGAAGCCGATGAATTACTGGCGCTGGCCGGGCGGAGCGAGCTCCGGATCGCGGTTGCGCATCAAATGTCCCTGGCACCGCAGGTGCTGAACCTGCTGAGCAGGTTGAGGGAGGGTTTGGTTGGGGAGGTGGTGGCCCTGGAGGCCCACGGGAAGCAGGATGCGCGAGCCGGGGGGGAGGATATGATCGTGCTGGGAACTCATCTGTTCGACCTGATGCGGCACGTGACCGGAGACGCCACGAGCTGTCAGGCATGGATTCGGGAGAAGGGCCAGACGGCGGAGAAGGCCATGGCGCGGAAAGCGACCGAGGCCATTGGCCCCGTGTTGGGGGATGAAGTGGAAGCCCGATTCGAGTTTGCCGGAGGCGTCACGGGGCGTTTTATTAGCCGGGCGAAGCTAAAAGATTCTCTCGGCCCCTGGGGATTGAAGATTCTCGGCACCCGCGGGGCCGTGTGGGTGCTGATGGATATCTTTCCGAAGGTGCTGTGGCGCTCGAGCATGGAGCAGGGTGCCCGGGATCGGCGCGAGCTTTGGGTTCCTTTGCCGGGGGATCCATCGGCATCCCTGGCCGAGTCCGAACGGGGATTTCCGGCGGCCAACCGAAGGGTGGTGGACGATTGGCTGGCGGCGATTCGAGAGCGTCGGGAGCCGCGATGCAGCGGTCACCATGCGATGAAAGCGGTGGAAATGGCCATGGCCGCCTACGAATCGGCCTTGAGCGGGAAGCCTTGCCGTATTCCCATGTCACGGCGCGAGCATCCGTTGGTTTGA
- a CDS encoding ketoacyl-ACP synthase III has protein sequence MSTSSKRIQHPRSVHDFKGRTCSITAVGSYVPSKILTNADLEKLVDTSDEWIQTRTGIRERRIAAPGELTSDMASAAARKAMERAGVTADQIELIIVATITPDMPFPCTACLVQQKIGAKRAAAFDIEAACSGFVCALEIGQQFIMSRTYDTVLVIGAEKLSSIVDWTDRNTCVLFGDGAGAAVLQNRSDSHGLLATTMGADGAKGDLLCMPGGGSKHPATAETVASRLHYLRMDGKETFKHAVNAMNTAAKEVLSKCGLHMSDIKCVIPHQANQRILSAVADRLGALEDQVFMNLQSYGNTSAASVAIALDEVVTRGRIQRGDLLLLLVFGAGFTWGAAVIEW, from the coding sequence ATGAGCACCTCATCCAAACGCATTCAACATCCGCGATCCGTCCACGACTTCAAAGGGCGGACATGTTCCATCACCGCCGTGGGGTCGTATGTTCCGTCGAAGATCCTGACCAACGCCGACCTGGAGAAACTGGTTGATACGTCGGATGAATGGATCCAAACCCGCACGGGTATTCGGGAGCGGCGGATCGCGGCTCCCGGCGAGTTGACCTCCGACATGGCGTCCGCCGCGGCCCGGAAAGCCATGGAGCGGGCGGGCGTGACCGCGGATCAGATCGAGTTGATCATCGTGGCGACGATCACTCCCGACATGCCCTTTCCCTGCACGGCCTGCCTGGTGCAGCAAAAAATCGGGGCCAAACGCGCCGCCGCCTTCGACATCGAGGCCGCTTGTTCCGGATTCGTGTGCGCGCTCGAGATTGGACAACAGTTCATCATGTCGAGGACCTACGACACCGTGCTGGTGATTGGGGCCGAAAAGCTTTCCTCGATCGTGGACTGGACCGATCGCAACACCTGTGTGCTGTTCGGGGACGGCGCGGGAGCGGCGGTATTGCAGAATCGCAGCGACTCGCATGGTTTGCTGGCGACCACGATGGGAGCGGACGGAGCGAAAGGAGATTTGCTCTGCATGCCTGGCGGAGGCTCGAAGCATCCGGCCACCGCGGAGACCGTGGCCTCGCGCTTGCATTATCTGCGCATGGACGGGAAGGAGACGTTCAAACACGCGGTCAATGCGATGAACACCGCCGCGAAGGAAGTCTTGTCCAAATGCGGCCTCCACATGAGCGACATCAAGTGTGTCATTCCGCACCAGGCGAATCAGAGGATCTTGAGCGCGGTGGCCGATCGTTTGGGTGCCCTGGAGGATCAGGTGTTCATGAACCTGCAATCGTACGGAAACACCTCGGCGGCGTCGGTGGCGATCGCGCTGGACGAGGTCGTGACCCGCGGACGCATCCAGCGGGGAGACTTGCTCTTGCTGCTGGTATTTGGGGCTGGATTCACCTGGGGCGCGGCCGTGATCGAGTGGTAG
- a CDS encoding 50S ribosomal protein L32 yields the protein MGVPKRKPSRSRQRMRRAYNSVLKLPQLTTCPQCAAPYVPHRVCPACGFYKGRQVITVQALA from the coding sequence ATGGGTGTTCCCAAGCGCAAACCATCGCGCAGCCGGCAGCGAATGCGGCGTGCGTATAACAGCGTTCTTAAATTGCCGCAATTGACCACGTGTCCGCAGTGCGCGGCCCCGTACGTGCCTCACCGTGTTTGTCCCGCTTGCGGGTTTTACAAGGGGCGCCAAGTCATCACGGTCCAGGCGCTGGCTTAA
- the plsX gene encoding phosphate acyltransferase PlsX, producing MRIVVDVMGGDHGPGVVVGGVAQALATLRHIDGVYLVGQREAIEAGLRDIGCRDSRVEIVHASEVLSMEDKPVVGLRKKKDCSILRAVDLVKEGKAEALVSPGNTGGVVAASTIRMRPLEGVDRPGIAVVMPAPENEFVLLDAGANVECRPIHLAQYAIMGSLYSERVLGYQRPRVGILSNGTEDIKGNELTLGAFRLCRKLDLNFIGNVEGHDLFSNRVDVVVCDGFVGNVVLKTCESLAKGVFQWLKRELTATPVRKAGAWLARGAFRSLKTRLDADARGGAPLLGLNGAVTIAHGSARERAICNAVRITTEAVQHELNRHICDAVARAAKALESEPAGSPVP from the coding sequence ATGCGAATCGTGGTGGATGTCATGGGCGGCGACCATGGCCCGGGGGTGGTGGTGGGTGGCGTCGCCCAGGCCCTCGCGACGCTGCGTCACATCGACGGAGTTTACCTTGTGGGCCAGCGCGAGGCCATTGAGGCCGGGCTGCGTGACATCGGCTGCCGGGACTCGAGGGTCGAAATTGTGCATGCCAGCGAGGTCCTCAGCATGGAAGACAAGCCGGTGGTGGGGCTGCGCAAGAAAAAGGACTGCTCCATTCTGCGGGCGGTCGATCTCGTCAAAGAAGGCAAGGCGGAAGCCCTTGTTTCTCCAGGCAACACGGGGGGGGTGGTGGCCGCGTCCACCATTCGGATGCGTCCGCTGGAGGGGGTGGATCGTCCCGGGATTGCCGTGGTGATGCCCGCTCCGGAGAACGAGTTCGTGCTTCTGGACGCCGGGGCCAACGTCGAATGCCGTCCGATTCACCTCGCCCAGTACGCCATCATGGGAAGCCTTTATTCGGAGCGGGTCCTGGGGTATCAACGTCCGCGCGTGGGCATTTTGAGCAACGGGACGGAGGACATCAAAGGGAACGAGCTGACCTTGGGTGCTTTTCGTCTGTGCCGGAAGCTCGATTTGAATTTCATTGGCAATGTCGAGGGGCACGACCTTTTTTCGAACCGCGTGGATGTGGTGGTGTGTGATGGGTTTGTGGGGAACGTGGTGCTCAAGACCTGCGAGAGCCTGGCCAAGGGAGTGTTCCAGTGGCTCAAGCGCGAATTGACGGCCACGCCGGTTCGCAAGGCCGGGGCTTGGCTGGCCCGGGGCGCTTTTCGATCTTTGAAGACGCGATTGGATGCCGACGCGCGGGGGGGGGCGCCGTTGTTGGGATTAAACGGGGCCGTGACCATCGCTCACGGCTCGGCGCGGGAGCGCGCGATTTGCAACGCGGTTCGCATCACGACGGAAGCCGTCCAGCACGAATTGAACCGCCACATTTGCGATGCGGTGGCGCGAGCCGCGAAGGCTTTGGAATCCGAACCCGCCGGTTCCCCGGTCCCATGA
- the miaB gene encoding tRNA (N6-isopentenyl adenosine(37)-C2)-methylthiotransferase MiaB, producing MPSVYIKTYGCQMNERDSEAVAAQLAARGFSIVASEHGADVVLLNTCSVRDAAEQKALGKMAAVAGQARKQGHPQVLGYLGCMAQSRGAELLSSQVQLVVGTQKFHRTGEYLEALLRNQRASIVDVEPEQGSESAIREHLPAAKGAAGVTAFVSIMQGCNQHCSFCIVPQTRGEERSRPMGEIVEECRDLAAKGIREITLLGQIVTSYGRRTIPVRDGRSGFVQLLDAVHEVEGIERIRFTSPHPKGYGGDLVEAYARLAKLCPSAHIPAQSGSDRVLKAMRRGYTRERFLELVGQLRSVSPGLGLTTDLIVGFPGETEEDFEATMDLARAARFTNAFIFKYSPRRDTPAATMPDQVPLEVRESRHRQLLDLVTRLGMEQYEAQVGRVVRILVEGPSRRNSSRLEGRTGSNMIVVFEGAERHLGQILDVRVTRAGSFTLYGDPAIVNLD from the coding sequence ATGCCGAGTGTTTATATCAAGACCTACGGCTGCCAGATGAACGAGCGCGACTCCGAGGCGGTGGCGGCGCAACTGGCGGCGCGCGGCTTTTCCATCGTGGCCTCCGAACACGGGGCGGACGTGGTTTTGTTGAACACGTGCAGCGTGCGTGACGCGGCGGAGCAGAAGGCCTTGGGGAAGATGGCGGCGGTGGCAGGCCAGGCCCGCAAGCAGGGGCATCCGCAAGTCCTGGGTTACTTGGGTTGCATGGCTCAAAGCCGGGGAGCGGAACTGCTGTCTTCGCAAGTGCAATTGGTTGTCGGCACCCAGAAATTTCATCGGACGGGGGAGTATTTGGAGGCTTTGCTGCGAAATCAGAGGGCCTCGATTGTGGATGTCGAGCCGGAGCAAGGCAGTGAGTCCGCCATTCGTGAGCATCTCCCGGCGGCGAAGGGAGCGGCCGGCGTGACGGCTTTCGTGAGCATCATGCAGGGGTGCAATCAGCACTGCTCGTTTTGCATCGTGCCGCAGACTCGGGGCGAAGAGCGCAGCCGTCCGATGGGTGAAATTGTGGAGGAATGCCGGGACTTGGCGGCCAAGGGCATCCGGGAGATCACCTTGCTGGGTCAGATCGTGACCAGTTACGGGCGGCGAACGATTCCGGTGCGCGACGGCCGGTCTGGCTTCGTTCAGTTGCTGGACGCGGTTCATGAAGTCGAGGGCATCGAGCGGATTCGCTTCACGTCACCCCATCCCAAGGGTTATGGCGGGGATTTGGTGGAAGCCTACGCCCGGCTGGCCAAACTTTGCCCGAGCGCACACATCCCCGCGCAAAGTGGCAGCGACCGCGTGCTCAAGGCGATGCGCCGGGGATACACCCGTGAGCGCTTTCTCGAGTTGGTTGGCCAACTTCGCAGTGTGTCGCCCGGGTTGGGCCTCACGACGGATTTGATCGTGGGATTTCCGGGAGAGACGGAGGAAGATTTTGAGGCGACGATGGACTTGGCGCGCGCGGCGAGATTTACGAACGCGTTCATTTTTAAGTATTCCCCGAGACGCGACACGCCCGCGGCGACGATGCCGGATCAGGTGCCCTTGGAGGTGCGGGAAAGCCGTCATCGGCAGTTGCTCGATCTCGTGACGCGCCTGGGCATGGAACAGTATGAAGCGCAAGTGGGGCGGGTGGTGCGGATTTTGGTCGAAGGACCGAGCCGGCGGAATTCGTCCCGGCTTGAAGGCCGCACCGGCTCGAACATGATCGTTGTCTTCGAAGGGGCCGAGAGGCATTTGGGGCAGATCCTCGACGTTCGCGTCACGCGGGCGGGCTCCTTTACCCTCTACGGGGATCCTGCCATTGTGAATCTGGATTGA